One window from the genome of Metabacillus flavus encodes:
- a CDS encoding spore germination protein, with translation MPAIVGPIKINTVSGGVVNFGDTFYLSPKSSSKSAAGSGGGNTGDFWILNNGISATNMIDPDVADQNIVANN, from the coding sequence ATGCCAGCCATCGTCGGCCCTATCAAGATCAATACCGTTTCCGGCGGAGTCGTGAACTTTGGTGATACGTTCTATTTATCTCCAAAAAGTTCTTCCAAATCAGCTGCAGGCTCTGGCGGAGGAAACACGGGTGACTTCTGGATTTTAAATAACGGAATCAGTGCAACCAATATGATTGATCCGGATGTGGCAGATCAGAATATTGTTGCGAATAACTGA
- a CDS encoding HNH endonuclease — MGKKLVGKCRLCRRNDVEITIHHLIPKEMGGAFLETANLCIPCHKQIHALYTNEELAARLSTIEDLQRDEKLSRFIKWIRKQPSTKLIQTRKSNERKKKR, encoded by the coding sequence GTGGGGAAAAAACTCGTAGGGAAATGCAGGCTGTGCCGCAGAAATGACGTGGAAATAACCATTCATCACCTCATTCCGAAAGAAATGGGGGGAGCTTTTTTAGAAACCGCCAATTTGTGCATCCCATGCCATAAACAGATTCATGCTCTTTACACAAACGAAGAGCTGGCAGCCAGACTTTCAACAATTGAAGATCTCCAGAGAGATGAGAAGCTTTCCAGGTTTATTAAATGGATTCGCAAACAGCCATCCACTAAGCTTATTCAGACTAGAAAATCAAATGAACGGAAAAAAAAGAGGTAA
- a CDS encoding exonuclease SbcCD subunit D, with translation MRILHTADWHLGKTLEGRSRLPEQAAFLDELADIVEKEKIDTVIMAGDVFDTVNPPSAAEKLFYESLSKLSDKGKRPVVVIAGNHDNPERLAAASPLAGDHRIHLIGYPADHLLKVDVPLAGQTMNIAALAYPSESRLEQVLSENFDELLMRNHYDAKIKSLFESMCRGFGPDTVNVAMSHLHVAGGSTSDSERPIEVGGAYTVAADSLPAAAQYVALGHLHRPQTIKRALTQARYSGSPLAYSFSEAGYAKSVTVIDLVPGGEAQVEEIFLSSGKPLVQWKAAGGISQVHEWLEQGKDVNAWIDLEIHLTDALSIEDIQKVRKWHPGIVHIRPVFQSEGAVLQPESRSTVPIDELFARFYERQTGGAKPDEKLIRLFRELVSEEDTEEGEGA, from the coding sequence ATGAGAATTTTGCATACAGCCGACTGGCATCTGGGAAAAACTCTGGAGGGCCGCAGCAGGCTCCCTGAACAAGCCGCTTTTTTGGACGAGCTTGCCGACATTGTGGAAAAAGAGAAGATAGACACGGTCATTATGGCAGGAGACGTGTTTGATACCGTCAATCCCCCATCCGCAGCAGAAAAATTATTTTATGAGAGTCTAAGCAAACTTTCAGACAAAGGTAAAAGACCGGTTGTTGTGATTGCAGGGAACCATGACAATCCTGAAAGGCTCGCAGCGGCTTCCCCTCTTGCAGGGGACCATCGTATTCATTTAATCGGCTATCCGGCGGATCACCTTTTAAAGGTGGATGTTCCGCTTGCAGGCCAGACGATGAATATTGCTGCGCTTGCCTATCCGTCAGAATCACGGCTGGAACAGGTTTTATCGGAGAACTTTGATGAACTCTTGATGAGAAACCACTATGATGCAAAAATTAAAAGTCTTTTTGAGAGCATGTGCCGGGGATTCGGACCAGATACGGTGAATGTGGCAATGAGCCATCTTCACGTAGCGGGAGGCAGCACCTCAGATTCCGAACGGCCGATCGAGGTAGGAGGAGCATATACAGTCGCAGCCGACAGCCTCCCTGCTGCTGCGCAGTATGTGGCGCTTGGCCACCTTCATCGCCCGCAGACAATTAAAAGGGCTTTGACTCAGGCTCGCTATTCCGGCTCTCCGCTTGCATACAGCTTCTCAGAAGCGGGCTATGCGAAATCAGTGACGGTCATTGATTTAGTTCCGGGGGGAGAAGCTCAGGTGGAGGAGATATTCCTTTCCAGCGGCAAGCCTTTAGTGCAGTGGAAGGCGGCCGGCGGAATTTCGCAGGTACATGAATGGCTTGAGCAGGGCAAAGACGTGAACGCTTGGATAGACCTTGAAATTCATCTTACAGATGCTCTTTCCATCGAAGATATTCAGAAGGTGAGAAAGTGGCATCCCGGGATTGTGCATATCCGTCCGGTATTCCAGTCAGAAGGTGCAGTCCTTCAGCCTGAGTCCAGATCGACCGTTCCGATTGACGAGCTTTTTGCCAGGTTTTACGAAAGGCAGACAGGGGGAGCCAAGCCGGATGAGAAGCTGATCCGGCTGTTCAGGGAACTCGTCAGCGAAGAAGACACGGAGGAGGGAGAAGGCGCATGA
- a CDS encoding spore germination protein GerPB translates to MNFYINQTICINYLRVGAVNNSSVLQIGSAGYIKSLSNLYNTGGFFEAAPPATRRAELSQALSRPVVPLAPPPSR, encoded by the coding sequence ATGAATTTTTATATCAATCAAACCATATGTATCAACTATCTTCGCGTTGGCGCCGTCAATAACTCCTCCGTCCTTCAAATCGGCAGTGCCGGGTATATAAAATCTCTTTCGAATTTATACAATACAGGCGGATTTTTTGAAGCGGCACCTCCCGCAACACGGCGGGCTGAATTATCTCAGGCTCTTTCACGCCCGGTTGTCCCGCTCGCTCCTCCGCCATCCAGATAA
- the addA gene encoding helicase-exonuclease AddAB subunit AddA, with product MNNHIPKPADSQWTDDQWSAIASSGQDILVAAAAGSGKTAVLVERMIRKITSRDNPADVDRLLVVTFTNASAAEMKNRIGEALEEALKSNPASLHLRRQITLLNRASISTLHSFCLNMIRKYYYMIDLDPGFRIADQTEGALMMDEVLDDLFEEEYGKEDNEAFIDLADRYSSDRSDLALQDLIRTLYDFSRSNPNPDEWLSQLSSLYDVNENSRLEDQPYFPIIKEDIAINIGLAKERLEQAMILIRTPGGPAPRADDVSDYLNQVNSLLEKEFSWEELAAGISSLKPKRAKPVKGEEYDPVLAEEVKTLRDSAKKQLEKVEEDWFKRDIRRSLKDLGELKPVIDTLVQFVKRFGEHFQQKKKEKGLVDFSDLEHLCLSILSVKDENGRLLPAEPALACRQQFTEVMVDEYQDTNLVQEAILQLVKKESEEAGNLFMVGDVKQSIYRFRLAEPMLFLNKYKRFTPDAENTGQRIDLNKNFRSRSEVLDGTNFLFKQLMGEKVGEIHYDDQAELKLGAAYPESEGMETELLLANRTGLEELEDQPGGNALNEPEADTVQLESRLIAKKIRELVDSRSPIYDRKKNGTRGVMYRDIVILLRSMPWAPQIMEELKKQGIPVYANLSGGYFEATEVAIMMSLLKAIDNPSQDIPLAAVLRSPIVGLNETEMAAIRTYDKKGTYYEACKAALAHPVSSDRTLAEKLLRFFTRLNEWRSAARKGAVSDLIWRIYRESKFFDFAGGMPGGKQRQANLRALYDRARQYEATSFRGLFRFLRFIERMQERGDDLGAARALGEQEDVVRIMTIHSSKGLEFPVVFTAGLARQFNMMDMNKSFLLDKHLGFGTKYIHPELRFSYPALPLLAMKKKLKIELLSEELRVLYVALTRAKEKLFLVGTVKDREKALVSWKRSLSHQAWLLPDGDRLQAKSYLDWIGPALTRHRDAIELHEGEAPVSELAGHPSKWKVQFIHQSKLLEPDAQREEMELKIMEALSERKPIPLTTPWSEEVEKELSWVYPHLAASLQSSKQSVSEIKRMQSYNDEFSEHLPPKEGTVIYDRPKFLQQKTLTAAERGTAMHAVMQHIPLEEPVTSEIILSTVEDMRRRELLTEEQAGIIDSDAIVSFYSSEIGLKIQHAKRVLREVPFSYARTPEHTSAEDKVLVQGVIDCLIEDEQGLTIVDYKTDSIKGRFPGGFSEAESTMRSRYEIQLQIYSEAVESIFKKPVTRRVLYFFDANQLLDV from the coding sequence ATGAATAATCATATTCCCAAACCGGCGGATAGCCAATGGACGGATGACCAGTGGTCGGCGATTGCTTCGTCCGGACAGGATATTCTTGTAGCGGCAGCAGCAGGATCCGGTAAAACGGCGGTTCTTGTAGAGCGCATGATCCGAAAGATTACAAGCCGGGATAATCCAGCCGATGTCGACCGGCTCTTAGTGGTGACGTTCACCAATGCATCGGCTGCTGAAATGAAAAACCGGATTGGCGAGGCGCTAGAGGAAGCACTGAAAAGCAACCCGGCTTCGCTTCACTTGAGAAGACAGATTACCTTGCTGAACCGGGCATCCATTTCAACGCTCCATTCCTTTTGCCTGAATATGATCCGGAAATATTACTACATGATTGACCTTGATCCCGGTTTCCGGATTGCGGATCAGACAGAGGGAGCACTCATGATGGATGAGGTGCTCGATGATTTATTTGAAGAAGAGTATGGAAAAGAGGATAACGAAGCGTTTATTGATCTGGCAGACCGCTATTCTTCAGACCGGAGCGATCTAGCGCTGCAGGACTTAATCCGAACGCTTTATGATTTTTCAAGATCAAATCCGAATCCTGATGAGTGGCTTAGCCAGCTATCAAGCCTTTACGATGTGAACGAGAATTCAAGATTGGAAGACCAGCCGTATTTCCCTATCATTAAAGAAGACATTGCGATTAATATAGGTCTTGCAAAGGAAAGGCTTGAGCAGGCGATGATACTGATCCGGACGCCTGGGGGCCCAGCTCCAAGAGCCGATGATGTTTCCGATTATCTGAATCAGGTAAACAGCCTCCTGGAAAAGGAATTTTCATGGGAGGAGCTTGCAGCAGGCATTTCCTCTCTAAAGCCGAAGCGGGCCAAGCCTGTAAAGGGAGAAGAATACGATCCGGTTCTGGCTGAAGAAGTAAAAACGTTGAGAGACAGCGCTAAGAAGCAGCTTGAAAAAGTGGAAGAGGACTGGTTTAAACGCGATATCCGCCGTTCACTGAAGGACCTTGGCGAACTGAAACCCGTCATTGATACGCTTGTTCAGTTTGTTAAAAGGTTTGGAGAGCATTTTCAGCAAAAGAAAAAAGAAAAAGGACTGGTGGATTTTTCTGATCTTGAGCACCTGTGCCTTTCCATCCTTTCAGTAAAAGATGAGAATGGCCGCCTTCTTCCGGCGGAACCGGCTTTAGCGTGCCGCCAGCAGTTTACGGAAGTTATGGTGGATGAATATCAGGATACGAATCTGGTGCAGGAAGCGATTCTCCAGCTGGTTAAAAAAGAATCGGAAGAAGCAGGGAATCTGTTTATGGTAGGAGATGTTAAACAGTCCATTTACCGCTTCCGTCTTGCGGAACCGATGCTGTTTTTAAATAAATACAAACGGTTTACACCTGACGCTGAAAACACGGGACAGCGCATCGATTTAAATAAAAACTTCAGGAGCCGTTCAGAGGTGCTGGACGGCACAAACTTTCTTTTTAAACAGCTGATGGGCGAAAAGGTAGGGGAGATCCATTATGATGACCAGGCAGAGCTGAAGCTTGGTGCAGCCTATCCGGAAAGTGAAGGTATGGAAACCGAGCTTCTTCTTGCCAATCGGACCGGCCTTGAAGAACTGGAAGACCAGCCGGGAGGCAATGCCCTGAATGAACCTGAAGCTGATACCGTTCAGCTTGAATCCAGGCTGATAGCCAAAAAAATCCGGGAGCTCGTGGACAGCCGGTCCCCTATTTATGACCGGAAAAAGAACGGAACCCGCGGTGTCATGTACCGGGATATTGTCATCCTGCTCCGTTCCATGCCATGGGCGCCTCAAATAATGGAAGAATTGAAAAAGCAGGGGATCCCGGTGTATGCAAACCTTTCGGGAGGATATTTTGAAGCGACCGAGGTCGCAATTATGATGTCGCTCCTGAAAGCCATCGACAATCCGTCACAGGATATTCCGCTTGCAGCGGTTTTAAGGTCGCCAATCGTCGGTTTGAATGAGACCGAAATGGCGGCAATTCGTACGTACGATAAAAAAGGAACCTACTACGAAGCGTGCAAAGCAGCGCTGGCGCATCCAGTTTCTTCAGACCGGACACTTGCTGAGAAGCTGCTCCGTTTTTTCACCCGCTTAAATGAGTGGAGAAGCGCAGCGAGAAAAGGTGCGGTATCCGATTTGATCTGGAGAATTTACAGGGAAAGCAAATTTTTTGATTTTGCAGGCGGGATGCCCGGAGGAAAGCAGCGGCAGGCCAACCTCCGTGCTCTCTACGACAGAGCCCGTCAATATGAGGCGACTTCCTTCCGGGGCCTGTTCCGTTTCTTGCGCTTTATAGAAAGAATGCAGGAAAGAGGGGACGACCTTGGGGCTGCGAGAGCGCTTGGCGAACAGGAGGATGTTGTGCGGATCATGACAATCCACAGCAGCAAGGGGCTTGAATTCCCGGTTGTTTTTACTGCGGGACTTGCCAGGCAGTTTAACATGATGGATATGAATAAAAGCTTCTTGCTGGATAAGCATCTCGGGTTCGGAACGAAGTACATTCATCCCGAATTGCGTTTCAGCTATCCGGCACTTCCGCTTCTGGCCATGAAAAAGAAGCTGAAAATCGAGCTGCTTTCCGAGGAACTGAGGGTCCTGTATGTCGCCTTGACGAGAGCGAAGGAGAAGCTGTTTCTTGTCGGAACGGTGAAGGACCGGGAAAAAGCATTGGTCAGCTGGAAAAGATCCCTTTCCCATCAGGCATGGCTGCTTCCGGACGGGGACCGTCTTCAAGCAAAATCCTATCTGGACTGGATTGGCCCTGCCCTGACACGCCACCGTGACGCCATTGAGCTTCACGAGGGCGAAGCACCAGTGTCTGAACTGGCCGGGCACCCCTCCAAATGGAAGGTTCAGTTCATTCATCAAAGCAAACTGCTCGAGCCGGATGCGCAGCGTGAGGAAATGGAACTTAAAATTATGGAGGCTCTTTCGGAAAGAAAGCCCATTCCGCTTACGACTCCCTGGAGTGAGGAAGTGGAAAAGGAGCTGTCCTGGGTATACCCTCATCTGGCTGCCTCTCTTCAAAGCTCAAAACAGTCAGTTTCTGAGATTAAGAGAATGCAATCCTATAACGATGAATTTTCCGAGCATCTGCCTCCTAAGGAAGGAACCGTTATTTATGACCGTCCGAAATTCCTTCAGCAGAAGACGCTGACAGCAGCAGAACGGGGAACGGCCATGCATGCGGTCATGCAGCATATACCGCTTGAAGAACCTGTCACCAGTGAAATCATTCTATCAACGGTTGAGGATATGAGAAGGAGAGAGCTGCTGACGGAAGAACAGGCGGGCATTATTGATTCTGATGCCATCGTATCCTTTTACTCATCTGAAATAGGCCTGAAAATTCAGCATGCAAAACGGGTGCTGAGAGAGGTGCCATTCAGTTACGCCCGTACTCCGGAACATACTTCCGCCGAGGACAAGGTGCTTGTGCAGGGAGTCATCGACTGCCTGATTGAGGATGAGCAAGGACTGACAATAGTAGACTACAAGACGGATTCCATTAAAGGGAGATTTCCTGGCGGGTTTTCAGAAGCAGAAAGCACGATGCGAAGCCGCTATGAAATTCAGCTCCAGATTTACAGTGAAGCCGTTGAATCCATTTTTAAAAAGCCGGTAACACGAAGAGTGCTCTATTTCTTCGATGCGAACCAGCTATTGGACGTATAA
- a CDS encoding spore germination protein GerPE, with amino-acid sequence MYNRNSIVDAAYVNILGFSSIFNIGDSREILPKANVFAVQREAEVFYDNEGDFSKYDLFQLPIPRPIKSENVVTSYIHEKPFIRTKFVKIIAVSTSAVFHIGSTDLIDMEARVKHTRQLFRPSGALDPEEQSGED; translated from the coding sequence ATGTACAATCGAAACTCAATCGTTGATGCCGCCTATGTAAACATTCTTGGGTTTTCCTCTATATTTAATATAGGAGATTCCAGAGAGATTTTGCCAAAAGCAAACGTATTTGCTGTACAGCGGGAAGCGGAAGTGTTTTATGATAATGAGGGGGACTTCAGTAAGTACGATCTTTTTCAGCTGCCTATCCCCAGGCCCATCAAGTCAGAGAATGTTGTGACCTCCTATATTCATGAAAAACCGTTTATCCGCACCAAATTTGTAAAAATAATAGCCGTCTCAACGTCCGCTGTTTTTCATATCGGTTCAACCGATCTGATTGACATGGAAGCACGCGTTAAGCACACCCGCCAGCTCTTCCGGCCGAGCGGCGCTTTGGATCCTGAAGAACAATCCGGCGAAGACTGA
- the gerPC gene encoding spore germination protein GerPC: MYYGNDVGTYLQQLCACIQSQQNKIQQLESMIQQMSTDLQALKDKPSTTIEKIEYKFDQLKVETLEGTLNIGLNPTDPEPIENFEVIQKGQQVGKLEREYNGETYALALDQLNTYLSEECLNMLEAQEQRHSRKLNDEQRKMVIEDIRKQIDTRVQYYMKTANFHEGDPDSQADQITQRVKEEIAQSVDHFIKYLPVEVKGEQP; the protein is encoded by the coding sequence TTGTACTACGGAAATGATGTCGGGACTTATTTGCAGCAGCTGTGTGCTTGTATTCAATCACAGCAGAACAAAATTCAGCAGCTTGAATCGATGATTCAGCAAATGTCCACCGACCTCCAGGCATTGAAGGATAAACCGTCCACTACCATCGAAAAAATCGAATATAAATTTGACCAGCTGAAAGTGGAAACATTGGAAGGAACATTGAATATCGGATTAAACCCAACAGATCCTGAACCGATTGAAAACTTTGAAGTTATTCAAAAAGGCCAACAGGTAGGGAAGCTCGAACGTGAATATAACGGCGAAACCTATGCGCTTGCGCTTGACCAGCTGAATACGTACTTAAGCGAAGAGTGCCTTAACATGCTCGAAGCCCAGGAGCAGCGTCACTCAAGAAAGCTGAATGATGAACAGAGAAAAATGGTTATCGAAGACATCCGCAAACAGATCGATACCAGGGTTCAGTATTATATGAAAACCGCAAATTTCCATGAGGGCGATCCGGATTCTCAAGCTGATCAAATTACTCAAAGGGTAAAAGAGGAAATTGCGCAATCCGTTGACCACTTTATTAAATATCTTCCTGTAGAAGTGAAAGGAGAACAGCCATGA
- a CDS encoding spore gernimation protein GerPD: MNFTVINKDINVVFCRVTAVATSSVFLIGDVNNVGASAVFDTPPESLIIGPFVPLAPQ; this comes from the coding sequence ATGAATTTTACGGTTATAAACAAGGATATCAACGTTGTGTTTTGCCGGGTGACCGCTGTCGCCACTTCTTCCGTTTTTTTAATTGGAGATGTGAATAATGTTGGTGCTTCTGCCGTGTTTGATACTCCTCCGGAATCATTGATTATCGGACCATTCGTTCCTTTGGCGCCGCAGTAA
- a CDS encoding AAA family ATPase, with the protein MKPIELTISGLHSFREKQTIDFEGLCDGGVFGIFGPTGSGKSSILDAITLALYGKVERAANNTHGILNHAEDQLSVSYTFELQNGTSVKRYKVERTYKRTDEHRVKGSISRLVDLQAEPVVLADKASEVNEKVHELLGLTIDDFTRAVVLPQGKFAEFLSLKGSERRQMLQRLFHLEQYGDELLKKLRGRLSNAKYRLGETEAEQAGLGDASKAALKAAETEWQSSSILLEKRLAERKTVRDAYDEQKKVWELQQERKQLEEKEAKLEQQTEEMESIENRLKTADQAERLKPYADQLESSEKRHAVLLDEEKKWSAEWEKQKQSTAEAKQAFEEARKQKEMNEPVLAVKKERLTQLLEVEKERDLRIIETEKLIKELERLEHAGQKAKQEFDHAGQQLEKAKAKQQQLKLELEKLAVSPVYRRSIQAASDLQKEWKYAEEQKKEAEQFHSQLLQQQKSLEKDMQDRRGKRELESEKLVFVYSGLLRTFERTSELKSRLEKSIARSKERAADAKVMLEKERVHSIARQLSASLQEGEACPVCGSTSHPMPVHGELEEGSRVQLEQLEKELEHNRVLLQEAELLRVKMEELSTYLIGEFSWIAEGSVHSESAAALEPAEEDSLTEMKALKQDLLHIREKASASVKMIQQLKNEEQQSVQFMERCKLDLQDALAKLQQLNEKDQAFKRQWAEAYPDMKQEDVQDRMKEIDEKDTQFEALQTRVNKSVEYIEEQEKLRQAAQEKLAELDRLQIQTKEKKQASQERLDEKERVLEKENQNGTIPAQLEGIEKQLSQLAAREKQHRSRYDEMDKHLQEAEKELAAAGKGLINAAKSVEEARNSWQRQLKQTALRTIGEVHSSLLNQQEKESIASRLEAFRDNWKQCKADLKRLNEQLLDRKLDEETWQKTKELISECEALVSEAEGLKGAAAKALELLKEKHERFEKLEEQRLDLSGKIADLEKLQAVFKGNSFVEYIAEEQLHHVTRAASERLGLLTRQRYAIEVDSQGGFIMRDDANGGVRRPVSSLSGGETFLTSLALALSLSTQIQLRGEYPLQFFFLDEGFGTLDADLLDTVVTALEKLQSNNLSVGVISHVPELRARLSKKLVVTPADPAGRGTAVALETL; encoded by the coding sequence ATGAAACCGATCGAGCTGACCATATCCGGTCTTCATAGTTTCAGAGAGAAGCAGACAATTGATTTTGAAGGGTTATGCGATGGAGGGGTGTTCGGTATTTTCGGTCCGACGGGGAGCGGCAAATCCTCGATATTGGATGCGATTACCCTTGCCTTGTACGGAAAAGTGGAACGGGCCGCAAACAATACCCACGGCATCCTGAATCATGCCGAGGACCAGCTTTCTGTTTCTTATACGTTTGAACTTCAAAATGGAACATCTGTCAAACGGTACAAAGTGGAAAGAACCTATAAAAGAACGGATGAGCACCGTGTTAAAGGCTCCATCTCCAGGCTGGTGGATTTACAGGCGGAGCCGGTTGTTTTAGCTGATAAAGCAAGTGAAGTAAATGAGAAGGTTCACGAATTGCTTGGACTGACCATTGACGATTTTACAAGGGCCGTTGTACTGCCACAGGGCAAATTTGCTGAGTTTTTATCACTGAAAGGTTCCGAACGCAGACAAATGCTGCAGCGGCTGTTTCATCTTGAGCAATATGGAGATGAACTTTTAAAGAAGCTTCGGGGCAGGCTTTCCAATGCGAAGTATCGGCTTGGTGAAACAGAAGCAGAGCAGGCAGGCCTCGGTGATGCTTCAAAAGCCGCTTTAAAAGCGGCGGAAACGGAATGGCAGTCAAGCTCAATTCTGCTTGAGAAACGGCTTGCTGAACGGAAAACAGTCAGAGATGCATATGATGAACAGAAAAAAGTGTGGGAGCTTCAGCAGGAACGCAAGCAGCTGGAGGAAAAAGAAGCGAAGCTTGAGCAGCAGACAGAAGAAATGGAAAGCATAGAGAACCGTTTGAAAACTGCTGACCAGGCTGAGCGGCTGAAGCCGTATGCCGATCAGCTTGAATCGTCTGAAAAAAGACATGCTGTTCTTTTAGATGAAGAAAAGAAATGGTCTGCGGAATGGGAGAAACAAAAACAAAGTACGGCGGAAGCGAAACAGGCATTTGAAGAAGCAAGGAAGCAAAAGGAAATGAATGAGCCTGTTCTGGCGGTTAAAAAAGAGCGTCTGACCCAGCTGCTTGAAGTAGAAAAAGAGCGGGATTTGCGCATAATCGAGACCGAAAAGCTGATTAAAGAACTCGAGCGTCTTGAGCACGCCGGTCAGAAGGCGAAACAGGAGTTTGATCACGCTGGGCAGCAGCTGGAAAAAGCAAAGGCCAAGCAGCAGCAGCTAAAGCTCGAGCTCGAAAAACTTGCGGTTTCTCCGGTTTACAGGCGGAGCATACAGGCTGCTTCCGATTTGCAGAAGGAATGGAAGTATGCGGAAGAACAAAAGAAGGAAGCGGAACAGTTTCACTCACAGTTGCTTCAGCAGCAGAAAAGTTTAGAAAAGGATATGCAAGACCGTAGAGGCAAAAGGGAGCTGGAAAGTGAAAAGCTCGTGTTCGTCTACAGCGGACTCCTTCGCACATTTGAACGGACGAGCGAGCTGAAAAGCAGGCTGGAAAAAAGCATCGCCAGGAGCAAGGAAAGGGCAGCGGATGCTAAAGTGATGCTTGAAAAGGAACGAGTCCATTCGATTGCACGCCAGTTATCCGCTTCCCTTCAGGAAGGAGAGGCTTGCCCCGTTTGCGGATCAACAAGCCATCCTATGCCTGTTCATGGCGAGCTGGAGGAAGGAAGCCGGGTGCAGCTTGAACAATTGGAAAAAGAACTGGAACACAATCGGGTGCTGCTTCAGGAAGCGGAGCTTTTAAGGGTCAAAATGGAAGAACTCTCGACCTATCTTATCGGCGAATTCAGCTGGATAGCGGAAGGAAGCGTTCATTCAGAAAGTGCGGCCGCTCTTGAACCTGCTGAAGAGGACTCCCTCACTGAAATGAAGGCTTTAAAACAGGATCTGCTTCACATAAGGGAGAAGGCTTCAGCAAGTGTGAAAATGATTCAGCAGCTGAAGAATGAGGAACAGCAATCCGTCCAGTTCATGGAGAGATGTAAACTGGATCTCCAGGATGCATTGGCTAAACTTCAACAGCTGAATGAAAAAGATCAGGCGTTTAAAAGGCAGTGGGCTGAAGCTTATCCGGATATGAAGCAGGAAGATGTACAGGATCGAATGAAGGAGATAGATGAGAAGGACACGCAATTTGAAGCACTTCAAACGAGGGTAAATAAAAGCGTAGAGTATATAGAGGAGCAGGAAAAGCTTAGGCAGGCTGCCCAGGAAAAACTGGCAGAGCTCGATAGACTCCAGATTCAAACAAAAGAGAAAAAACAAGCTTCACAGGAAAGACTGGATGAAAAAGAGCGGGTGCTTGAAAAAGAAAATCAAAATGGCACCATTCCAGCTCAGCTTGAAGGGATTGAAAAACAGCTATCACAATTAGCAGCCCGTGAGAAACAGCATCGCTCCCGTTATGATGAAATGGACAAGCATCTTCAAGAGGCGGAAAAGGAACTGGCAGCGGCAGGAAAAGGTCTGATTAATGCCGCAAAATCTGTTGAGGAAGCAAGAAACAGCTGGCAGAGACAATTAAAACAAACGGCTCTTCGTACGATTGGAGAAGTTCATTCAAGCCTGCTTAATCAGCAAGAGAAGGAAAGCATTGCTTCGAGACTGGAAGCATTCCGGGATAATTGGAAGCAATGCAAGGCAGACTTAAAACGACTGAACGAACAGCTTTTAGACCGGAAGCTGGATGAAGAAACGTGGCAGAAAACGAAGGAGCTCATCTCGGAATGCGAGGCACTCGTCAGCGAGGCAGAAGGTTTGAAAGGAGCGGCAGCTAAAGCACTCGAGCTGCTCAAGGAAAAGCATGAGCGCTTTGAGAAGCTTGAAGAGCAGCGCCTTGATCTATCCGGTAAAATTGCTGATCTTGAAAAATTGCAGGCTGTTTTTAAGGGGAACAGCTTCGTCGAATATATTGCAGAAGAACAGCTTCATCATGTAACAAGAGCTGCTTCGGAGCGTCTCGGACTGCTTACAAGGCAGCGCTACGCTATTGAAGTGGATTCCCAAGGCGGCTTTATTATGAGAGATGATGCGAATGGAGGAGTCAGAAGACCTGTATCAAGTCTTTCCGGCGGAGAAACGTTCTTAACCTCCTTAGCACTGGCATTATCGCTTTCCACTCAAATTCAGCTGCGGGGAGAATACCCGCTGCAATTTTTCTTCCTTGATGAAGGATTCGGAACGCTTGATGCCGACCTGCTTGATACGGTTGTGACCGCCCTTGAAAAGCTGCAGTCCAATAACCTTTCTGTCGGTGTAATCAGCCATGTTCCGGAGCTCCGGGCAAGGCTTTCAAAAAAGCTGGTAGTAACACCTGCTGATCCGGCAGGGAGGGGAACGGCGGTCGCACTGGAAACTTTGTAA
- a CDS encoding spore germination protein produces the protein MPAIVGVFKVNSVGTSSVLHIGDVFTIAPVSSVKTFSGAGSFNTGDGMTIFNQNSVTNTFDQDIVDQPIAGNA, from the coding sequence ATGCCAGCAATTGTCGGTGTATTTAAAGTCAACAGTGTCGGAACAAGCAGTGTTCTTCATATCGGAGACGTATTTACAATTGCTCCTGTCAGCAGTGTTAAAACCTTTTCCGGAGCCGGTTCGTTTAATACAGGCGATGGGATGACCATCTTCAATCAGAACAGTGTGACGAACACGTTTGACCAGGATATCGTAGATCAGCCGATTGCCGGAAATGCATAG